One stretch of Anthonomus grandis grandis unplaced genomic scaffold, icAntGran1.3 ctg00000506.1, whole genome shotgun sequence DNA includes these proteins:
- the LOC126749705 gene encoding GTPase HRas: MTEYKLVVVGAGGVGKSALTIQLIQNHFVDEYDPTIEDSYRKQVVIDGETCLLDILDTAGQEEYSAMRDQYMRTGEGFLLVFAVNSVKSFDDIVVYREQILRVKDTEDVPMVLVGNKCDLSAWVVDMNRARDIAKQYNIPFIETSAKTRMGVDDAFYSLVREIRIEKGRGKKPSKFPGTGRRFPFNKFCSIL, from the exons atgactGAGTACAAACTGGTAGTTGTGGGTGCTGGAGGTGTTGGAAAGTCTGCATTAACCATTCAGTTAATTCAAAACCATTTTGTTGATGAGTATGACCCCACCATTGAAGACTCTTATAGGAAACAAGTAGTTATCGATGGAGAAACTTGCCTTCTAGATATATTAGACACAGCAG ggCAAGAAGAATATAGTGCAATGAGAGACCAGTACATGAGAACAGGAGAGGGTTTCCTATTAGTGTTTGCCGTAAATTCAGTTAAAAGCTTTGACGATATTGTTGTGTATAGAGAGCAGATTTTAAGGGTGAAAGACACAGAGGATGTTCCCATGGTACTGGTGGGCAATAAGTGTGATTTATCTGCCTGGGTTGTGGACATGAATAGGGCCAGAGAC ATTGCCAAGCAATACAATATTCCTTTTATTGAGACATCTGCAAAAACAAGAATGGGAGTGGACGATGCCTTCTACTCCTTAGTAAGAGAAATTAGAATTGAGAAGGGCAGAGGTAAGAAGCCTAGCAAGTTTCCCGGGACCGGCAGAAGGTTTCCATTTAATAAGTTTTGCAGTATACTTTAG